Proteins from a single region of Corylus avellana chromosome ca11, CavTom2PMs-1.0:
- the LOC132165240 gene encoding violaxanthin de-epoxidase, chloroplastic-like isoform X1, translating to MAMEAPPRLRKPIPAFPQTRRFAAFRIGLTPFHHRPRSPVPQLRRTALRAPTIFRSAVSEAKEIAVTEGLPEPPVRIVAFVGEGSVSPLNLAPWQEVMLHTAKRLKWVDEGYEMLVFTDSVCQSDDDNAQTSMRRELSRADILVNVAVTNEVSVMWIEGNSKSVQNIICFDSSHRLENKLGGSYVEIERKVNFFDKIVGFSGSNESVEVVRTVSEAWDRHNSDDIRFCLLVIINAYIRPVPILKNLRSKGLSTLNCMVKNCGPQIINCLLDPNCRKALQCLNQCSPVDQVCNYRCIASYESPNLEAFSLCVLQKNNCLELDAKIPEKPYVPPMVKFQGKDLCHEAAEDLFVGCLGTLNWSWRVVAGQNPAYDQFPCQYQLFYRGKAKGSFWYEPVFQVKTLEGKMVWRRRKYRVKRAKIPGTFSFSVLDNGVVSNEFWTIVDVSDDLSWGLFHYSGAARAAGQSYTGAVLVSPDGAYPNDMKRRRLVLALEKCGIKDWELYTVDNCSCVDPPLGIPEGASLHSVIKVQDKKWASV from the exons ATGGCCATGGAAGCTCCACCTCGACTCCGGAAACCCATACCGGCTTTTCCACAAACTCGTCGGTTCGCAGCCTTTCGAATCGGTTTAACTCCATTTCACCACCGCCCTCGGTCTCCGGTTCCCCAGCTTCGGAGAACCGCTCTCCGCGCACCAACTATTTTCCGGTCGGCGGTTTCTGAAGCGAAGGAGATTGCGGTGACGGAGGGGCTCCCGGAGCCGCCGGTGAGAATAGTGGCCTTCGTGGGCGAGGGAAGCGTCAGCCCTCTAAACCTCGCACCCTGGCAAGAAGTCATGCTCCACACT GCAAAACGATTGAAATGGGTTGATGAAGGGTATGAAATGCTTGTATTTACTGATAGTGTTTGTCAATCTGATGATGATAATGCTCAAACGAGTATGCGAAGGGAATTAAGTCGTGCGGATATTTTGGTTAATGTTGCTGTAACAAATGAAGTATCAGTCATGTGGATAGAGGGCAACAGTAAATCTGTCCAAAATATAATCTGCTTTGATTCGTCCCACAGGTTAGAAAACAAATTAGGAGGGTCTTatgttgaaattgaaagaaaagtgaatttttttgacaaaatagtTGGGTTTTCGGGTTCGAATGAATCCGTGGAAGTAGTCCGGACTGTATCGGAGGCATGGGATCGGCATAATTCTGATGATATAAGGTTCTGTTTGCTGGTGATAATCAATGCTTATATAAGACCAGTTCCAATCCTAAAGAATCTGAGATCAAAGGGATTGTCTACCCTGAACTGCATGGTCAAGAACTGTGGTCCTCAGATAATAAACTGCCTCTTGGATCCTAATTGTAGGAAAGCTCTGCAGTGCTTGAACCAGTGCAGTCCTGTGGACCAAGTGTGTAATTATCGGTGTATTGCTTCGTATGAGAGTCCGAATCTGGAAGCGTTTTCTCTGTGTGTATTGCAGAAGAACAATTGTCTTGAACTGGATGCGAAGATCCCTGAAAAGCCGTATGTGCCTCCCATGGTTAAGTTTCAAGGGAAGGACTTGTGTCATGAGGCTGCCGAAGATCTTTTCGTTGGCTGTTTGGGGACTTTGAATTGGAGTTGGCGTGTCGTGGCCGGCCAGAACCCGGCTTACGACCAATTTCCATGCCAGTACCAGCTATTTTATAGGGGAAAGGCAAAAGGATCATTTTGGTATGAGCCGGTTTTTCAGGTGAAAACATTGGAGGGGAAGATGGTTTGGAGGAGGAGAAAGTATCGGGTTAAGAGAGCGAAAATACCCGGGACGTTCTCCTTCAGTGTGTTGGATAATGGGGTCGTTTCGAATGAGTTTTGGACAATTGTGGATGTATCTGACGATCTTAGTTGGGGTTTGTTTCATTACAGTGGGGCTGCTCGCGCTGCCGGACAGTCGTATACAGGGGCGGTACTTGTTAGTCCAGATGGGGCATACCCAAATGACATGAAGAGGAGGAGATTAGTTTTGGCATTGGAGAAGTGTGGAATTAAAGACTGGGAGCTATATACAGTGGATAATTGTTCATGTGTAGATCCTCCATTGGGAATTCCAGAAGGTGCAAGCTTACATTCTGTGATCAAAGTTCAAGATAAGAAATGGGCCTCTGTGTAG
- the LOC132165240 gene encoding protein SLOW GREEN 1, chloroplastic-like isoform X2, producing MGSTSIAASNLLTHRLGKSLKPPPPFINSPCLHKPLCRPTLPFQQTKLHVSSGHSQSLSFSVPTSKVSHLDNSFSPQKFFSTFLSEKIVVFLIGSFIFMGFCKNRAAIALPAQTSSFSANMEEMRDTQKRESQEEKMYEELLEKDPRNVEALKVVLYGKMRRGKTKEAVKYVERLIDQEPDEVEWRLLMALCYETMGQLSKAKRLFEEILEKRPLLLRALHGLALVMHKNHEGPAVLEMLNKALDTAQREKRVTEERNIKILIAQMHVVKGELDEALKKFQDLVNENPRDFRPYLCQGIIYSLLDKQKEAAEQFETYRAVVPKEFPQRGFLDDVVLAAKTQSREQFQKEFNAEFLNNYELNPLEHGHGSSTSTPETHTGFSTNSSVRSLSNRFNSISPPPSVSGSPASENRSPRTNYFPVGGF from the exons ATGGGTTCAACTTCAATCGCTGCTTCCAATTTGCTTACCCACAGGCTTGGCAAGTCACTCAAACCGCCGCCGCCATTCATCAATTCACCCTGTTTACACAAGCCACTCTGTCGCCCAACGCTCCCATTTCAACAAACCAAACTTCATGTATCTTCAGGACACTCTCAATCCCTCAGTTTTAGCGTACCCACTTCGAAAGTCTCACATTTGGATAATTCTTTTTCACCCCAGAAGTTTTTCTCTACGTTTTTGTCAGAAAAGATAGTTGTTTTTCTGATTGggtcatttatttttatggggTTCTGTAAAAATCGAGCAGCTATAGCTTTACCTGCTCAAACAAGTAGTTTTAGTGCAAATATGGAGGAAATGAGAGATACCCAGAAAAGGGAGAGTCAGGAAGAGAAGATGTACGAGGAGCTTTTGGAGAAGGACCCAAGAAATGTTGAGGCTTTGAAGGTGGTTTTATATGGGAAAATGAGGAGAGGGAAGACTAAAGAGGCTGTGAAGTATGTGGAGAGGTTGATTGACCAAGAGCCAGACGAGGTCGAGTGGAGGCTTTTGATGGCGCTTTGTTACGAGACGATGGGGCAGTTGAGTAAAGCTAAGAGATTGTTCGAGGAAATCTTGGAGAAGAGGCCGCTCTTGCTTAGAGCTTTACAT GGTCTGGCATTGGTGATGCACAAAAACCATGAAGGCCCAGCTGTCTTGGAGATGCTGAATAAGGCTCTGGATACTGCTCAGCGTGAAAAAAGAGTCACTGAGGAGAGGAatattaagattttaattgCACAAATGCATGTTGTAAAG GGGGAATTGGATGAGGCCTTGAAGAAGTTTCAAGATCTTGTCAATGAGAATCCTCGAGATTTTCGGCCTTATCTGTGTCAG GGAATTATCTACAGTCTGCTGGATAAACAAAAGGAAGCTGCTGAACAGTTTGAAACATATCGTGCTGTTGTGCCTAAAGAATTTCCTCAAAGGGGATTTCTGGATGATGTTGTTTTGGCAGCAAAAACCCAATCTCGGGAACAGTTTCAGAAGGAGTTTAATGCTGAATTCTTGAACAA TTATGAGTTAAACCCACTAGAGCATGGCCATGGAAGCTCCACCTCGACTCCGGAAACCCATACCGGCTTTTCCACAAACTCGTCGGTTCGCAGCCTTTCGAATCGGTTTAACTCCATTTCACCACCGCCCTCGGTCTCCGGTTCCCCAGCTTCGGAGAACCGCTCTCCGCGCACCAACTATTTTCCGGTCGGCGGTTTCTGA
- the LOC132165241 gene encoding tRNA(His) guanylyltransferase 1-like has product MLVKEGETEREAQEFLKVEENVKYNENGTPVKRLRRKARIVQSENIAGRSFWNELPSLAKEVGGFTEDVDKINPEYVRFFQFENKLMPSTWIVVRIDGCHFHRFSEVHEFEKPNDKQALNLMNSCAVAVLEEIQDIIFAYGVSDEYSFVLKKDSQFYQRQASEIVSIIVSFFSSMYVMKWKEFFPRKELKYPPSFDGRAVCYPSSKILQDYLAWRQVDCHINNQYNTCFWMLVIKKGKGKSEAQNYLKGTQAQEKNELLIKEFNINYNELETMFRQGSLAFWEKDITMTHENTASVETSHRKVIVEHCDIIKPDFWEAHPSILDENPPTF; this is encoded by the exons GTGGAAGAAAATGTAAAGTACAATGAGAATGGCACTCCTGTTAAAAGACTTAGGAGAAAAGCAAGAATTGTCCAATCAGAGAATATAGCTGGGAGAAGCTTTTGGAACGAGCTTCCAAGTCTTGCGAAGGAGGTGGGTGGTTTTACTGAGGATGTGGACAAAATCAACCCAGAGTATGTTAGGTTCTTCCAATTTGAGAACAAATTGATGCCATCTACATGGATTGTAGTTAGAATTGATGGCTGCCATTTTCACAG ATTTTCTGAAGTTCATGAATTTGAGAAGCCAAACGACAAACAAGCTCTGAACCTTATGAATTCATGTGCAGTGGCTGTGTTAGAAGAGATTCAAGATATAATATTTGCCTATGGGGTCAGTGATGAGTACAG CTTCGTTTTGAAGAAGGATTCTCAATTTTATCAACGCCAAGCAAG TGAAATAGTGTCTATCATTGTATCATTCTTCTCTTCCATGTACGTAATGAAATGGAAAGAGTTCTTCCCACGGAAGGAATTGAAGTACCCTCCTTCTTTTGATGGGCGTGCTGTATGCTATCCCTCATCTAAGATTCTTCAAGACTATCTGGCATGGAGACAAGTTGATT GCCACATCAATAATCAGTATAATACTTGTTTTTGGATGCTTGTTATCAAGAAAGGAAAAGGCAAAAGTGAAGCCCAAAATTATCTGAAG GGTACTCAAGCACAAGAGAAGAATGAACTACTTATCAAGGAATTCAACATTAACTACAATGAATTAGAAACCATGTTCCGGCAAGGTTCCTTAGCCTTTTGGGAGAAG GACATTACTATGACACATGAGAACACAGCATCTGTTGAAACTTCTCACAGGAAAGTTATTGTAGAACATTGTGATATAATCAAGCCCGACTTTTGGGAAGCACATCCAAGCATTCTTGATGAGAATCCACCTACTTTTTGA
- the LOC132165240 gene encoding uncharacterized protein LOC132165240 isoform X3 — translation MGSTSIAASNLLTHRLGKSLKPPPPFINSPCLHKPLCRPTLPFQQTKLHVSSGHSQSLSFSVPTSKVSHLDNSFSPQKFFSTFLSEKIVVFLIGSFIFMGFCKNRAAIALPAQTSSFSANMEEMRDTQKRESQEEKMYEELLEKDPRNVEALKVVLYGKMRRGKTKEAVKYVERLIDQEPDEVEWRLLMALCYETMGQLSKAKRLFEEILEKRPLLLRALHGELDEALKKFQDLVNENPRDFRPYLCQGIIYSLLDKQKEAAEQFETYRAVVPKEFPQRGFLDDVVLAAKTQSREQFQKEFNAEFLNNYELNPLEHGHGSSTSTPETHTGFSTNSSVRSLSNRFNSISPPPSVSGSPASENRSPRTNYFPVGGF, via the exons ATGGGTTCAACTTCAATCGCTGCTTCCAATTTGCTTACCCACAGGCTTGGCAAGTCACTCAAACCGCCGCCGCCATTCATCAATTCACCCTGTTTACACAAGCCACTCTGTCGCCCAACGCTCCCATTTCAACAAACCAAACTTCATGTATCTTCAGGACACTCTCAATCCCTCAGTTTTAGCGTACCCACTTCGAAAGTCTCACATTTGGATAATTCTTTTTCACCCCAGAAGTTTTTCTCTACGTTTTTGTCAGAAAAGATAGTTGTTTTTCTGATTGggtcatttatttttatggggTTCTGTAAAAATCGAGCAGCTATAGCTTTACCTGCTCAAACAAGTAGTTTTAGTGCAAATATGGAGGAAATGAGAGATACCCAGAAAAGGGAGAGTCAGGAAGAGAAGATGTACGAGGAGCTTTTGGAGAAGGACCCAAGAAATGTTGAGGCTTTGAAGGTGGTTTTATATGGGAAAATGAGGAGAGGGAAGACTAAAGAGGCTGTGAAGTATGTGGAGAGGTTGATTGACCAAGAGCCAGACGAGGTCGAGTGGAGGCTTTTGATGGCGCTTTGTTACGAGACGATGGGGCAGTTGAGTAAAGCTAAGAGATTGTTCGAGGAAATCTTGGAGAAGAGGCCGCTCTTGCTTAGAGCTTTACAT GGGGAATTGGATGAGGCCTTGAAGAAGTTTCAAGATCTTGTCAATGAGAATCCTCGAGATTTTCGGCCTTATCTGTGTCAG GGAATTATCTACAGTCTGCTGGATAAACAAAAGGAAGCTGCTGAACAGTTTGAAACATATCGTGCTGTTGTGCCTAAAGAATTTCCTCAAAGGGGATTTCTGGATGATGTTGTTTTGGCAGCAAAAACCCAATCTCGGGAACAGTTTCAGAAGGAGTTTAATGCTGAATTCTTGAACAA TTATGAGTTAAACCCACTAGAGCATGGCCATGGAAGCTCCACCTCGACTCCGGAAACCCATACCGGCTTTTCCACAAACTCGTCGGTTCGCAGCCTTTCGAATCGGTTTAACTCCATTTCACCACCGCCCTCGGTCTCCGGTTCCCCAGCTTCGGAGAACCGCTCTCCGCGCACCAACTATTTTCCGGTCGGCGGTTTCTGA